In Sardina pilchardus chromosome 8, fSarPil1.1, whole genome shotgun sequence, a genomic segment contains:
- the ncaph gene encoding condensin complex subunit 2, giving the protein MSAVSTPTSRVRQWASPSLGPKGALSATSTPRLAACFPGNDDEQERRQRRRSRVIDLQAGPDSSFNDAASHSNTGTPAAVPKLSTAQISEHYSTCIKLSTENKITTKNAFGLHLIDYMADILQQKDSELNFKVAAGTLDASTKIYAVRVDAVHADAYRVLGGLGAETKPKEGPDGGEDAAAEDGNEGEQSTAKQVARKKRPPKKTVEQNLGNINRSESEMKCEIDPMFQRMAASFDENSTAGVFLSVLFSEDSRCELRFPSHMTLLHSRPPCSAVPSQYVSARPLTGGLKSLEERPICPSLGDFSFTRWSPDQTMNQLLEKMKQGEHAFDVNADIEPDEEECQDFADNFDADSEEVGQGDFGGDGFDEHKESCANQKPDKRGVIPIGEADITAMCLQLSSQPREYSYFSPKTMASWVGPGYWLFKPGQKQDQVQDKEARKRAPKSALVIDFSEDIHFHNYFKTTRAATTISKSALNTSNKKTTLPSDFQYPLKNLSQLSLKPSSTLCAEGKKRLSGELGEGIGEYDYNNANDTANFCPGVEGGDSDDEVEEFGGLQDSQSSMDDPQSMPDHGGLSMYGEDNLVPEPHKVNMIEINYAKTAKKMDMKRLKTTMWGLLTDGPEKLVEDTPTDASDPKAGVAGEKSFSQSTRNLMQKLPSAMANNLSVPLAFVALLHLANERNLSLLKVDNMSDILIKQDH; this is encoded by the exons atgagtgcAGTCTCTACCCCAACCTCCCGGGTGCGGCAATGGGCTTCCCCATCTTTGGGACCGAAAGGAGCTCTGTCTGCCACCAGCACCCCACGTCTTGCTGCTTGTTTTCCTGGCAACGACGATGAACAGGAGCGGCGACAAAGGCGTAGGTCCAGAGTAATTGACCTACAAGCAGGGCCAGACTCTTCCTTCAACGATGCTGCATCGCACAG TAATACGGGGACCCCTGCTGCTGTGCCCAAGCTGTCCACAGCCCAGATCTCTGAGCACTACTCCACTTGCATCAAACTCTCCACTGAAAAT AAAATTACAACAAAAAATGCTTTTGGTCTGCATCTCATTGACTACATGGCAGACATTCTACAACAGAAGGACTCAGAGCTCAATTTCAAG GTTGCAGCTGGTACACTGGATGCCAGCACCAAGATCTATGCCGTGCGAGTGGATGCTGTTCATGCGGATGCCTATAGGGTCCTGGGAGGCCTGGGCGCCGAGACTAAGCCCAAGGAGG GgccagatggaggagaggatgctGCAGCTGAGGACGGTAACGAGGGAGAGCAGTCTACCGCCAAGCAGGTAGCGCGGAAGAAGCGTCCTCCCAAAAAGACCGTGGAGCAAAACCTGGGCAACATCAACCGCTCCGAATCTGAGATGAAGTGTGAG ATTGACCCCATGTTCCAGCGCATGGCGGCGTCCTTCGATGAGAACAGCACGGCCGGCGTCTTCCTGTCGGTGCTCTTCAGCGAGGACAGCCGCTGCGAGCTGCGCTTCCCCTCTCACATGACCCTGCTGCACTCCAGGCCCCCCTGCAGCGCGGTGCCCTCGCAGTACGTCTCCGCCCGACCCCTCACAG GTGGTCTTAAGTCTCTGGAAGAACGACCCATCTGTCCATCACTGGGGGACTTCTCATTCACAAGATGGTCGCCCGACCAG ACTATGAatcagctgctggagaagatgaaACAGGGTGAGCACGCGTTTGACGTAAACGCCGACATTGAGCCGGATGAGGAGGAGTGCCAGGACTTTGCGGACAACTTTGATGCAGACAGCGAAGAGGTCGGCCAAGGGGATTTTGGTGGAGATGGCTTCGACGAGCACAAAGAGAGCTGTGCCAACCAGAAACCAGACAAACG TGGGGTCATACCAATTGGAGAAGCGGACATTACAGCCATGTGTCTCCAGCTGTCATCTCAGCCCAGAGAGTACTCGTACTTCAGCCCCAAGACTATGGCGTCATGGGTTGGGCCTGGCTACTGGCTTTTCAAACCAGGACAGAAAC AGGATCAAGTGCAAGATAAGGAAGCCCGGAAGAGGGCACCAAAGAGTGCGCTGGTCATCGACTTCAGTGAAGACATTCACTTCCACAATTATTTCAAGACCACAAGA GCAGCCACCACCATCAGCAAGTCGGCCTTAAACACCAGCAATAAGAAGACCACTCTTCCGTCAGACTTCCAGTATCCCCTGAAAAACTTGTCTCAGCTCAGTCTCAAGCCCTCCAGCACA CTGTGTGCAGAGGGGAAGAAAAGGTTGTCTGGAGAGCTTGGCGAGGGCATCGGAGAATACGACTACAACAACGCCAATGACACGGCCAACTTCTGCCCTGGTGTTGAG GGAGgagacagtgatgatgaagtgGAAGAGTTTGGAGGCTTGCAGGACTCTCAGTCCTCTATGGATGACCCCCAATCCATGCCGGACCACGGCGGTCTCTCAATGTATGGCGAGGACAACCTAGTGCCAGAACCACACAAG GTCAACATGATTGAGATCAATTACGCTAAAACAGCTAAGAAGATGGACATGAAAAGACTGAAGACCACCATGTGGGGGCTACTAACGGATGGCCCTGAGAAGCTGGTTGAGGACACCCCCACA GACGCAAGTGATCCCAAAGCAGGAGTTGCTGGCGAGAAATCCTTCAGTCAGTCTACCCGGAACCTAATGCAGAA ATTGCCCAGCGCTATGGCAAACAATCTGTCCGTGCCTCTGGCCTTTGTCGCCCTGTTGCACTTGGCAAATGAAAGA